The genomic window tagactttccactgtagagtttgtcatcttatcattgatgagaatgtctcagatgacaaccaaactgacatcatattcattaagtaccactgcatatgttccattggtcagattaccagaatataggtAATTTCCCCCCAACCTCTGATGTTCCCAGAACCTCTATGTTAACCgagtgttttgcaaatgtaacttcagtagggtagagagaggaaaaaggggggaagaggtatttatgactgtcataaacctacacccccaggccaacgtcatgacaatacCTACAACACTGGAGAAGGTAAAAGTGTTTAAGCTGCTCGGCTTATGAAACGCTCATTGTTAGTGTTATTTTTCCATTTTCTCACAATTGGTACTGATTTCTTCTCTCTCCGTGTGCTCAAGACCCTCCATAAAGCACCCTGTGAGGAAAATCAATAAGCCTCAAATGGAGCCACATCCTGTCAAAGGCAATTCAATTCTGTCTCCACAGTTCTTCCAGTGTCTGTCATATCCTCTCTTTGTGGAGAGAACTGTTAACATTTCCAGACTGTTGAATTAAAGGCCGGGGCTGTCTCCCTCTCgccgcaaccccccccccccccctgttcataataactaaaggctatTGTACATCCATCTGTATGACTGTGACACTGAGAGATGCTTTTTATGTATATGGCCTTCTCTGAGGTGAAGCTACAGCCGACTGAAAAGAGGGACTACAGCCATCGTTATGTCTCAAAGCCATTGACGAGAATCAGTGATTCAGAGAAATACCGCGTAGGCCGTCAAACCTACGGAAATAATGAAGTTGTCGAGAATTGATTTTGTCAGTCTTGTACCACAATCTTTCATGCCATCTTTAGTTTACCCTTCCAGTTATTTATTCACATCATGTCATACATAAACATTGATCAGTTAGTTGAATCAGGTAAAGATGGCGTTGAAAGACAATGTCTGTTTTACTTAATATTTACGATAAAGCTCAAGTTGAATACAATCCTCCCACTCTGGGAGACCCACTGACACAACAGACTGTCCTCCTGTCCCtgtgctctactgccctctgttggtgGAAATACAAGAACCTCAAACCACTGCTCTAAGGACACGGGTCGCGTGTGCCTGTCTTGAATCCATGGTGGTAAGTTGGATATTAATGGCACGTGGTCCTGATGcgaaatgttattttttttatgttgctCTCCCAAGCTTCTTCTGTATGAGAGGAACTGGCTGAACCGTTGGAAGACGTCCACTCTGCACGAAGGGGAGGGCACCATCAATAACGTCCAGTGGAGGGCCAATCTCATCGCCTGGGCCAACAATGTGGTAAGGACAGCAGTCAAAGCTTCAGATGCATGGGCTTTACAAGAAACATGGTGGACTTTTTATTGTGTCTGTTTGGAatgatttttttattattttttttttgcatcatACAGCGTGTCATCTTTCAATAGACACCTTGACATGTCTGTCAGAAACATGAAATGCGAAGTGCCTTAGACATGCAAAGACTGAATAtactctgtttttttgtcttggtCTCTTTCAGGGGGTGAAAATCTATGACATCAGCACCAAACAACGAATCACCAACGTCTCACGGGATAACGTCAGCCTGCGGCCGGATATGTACCCATGCAGTCTGTGCTGGAAAGACAACTCCACCCTCATCATCGGCTGGGGCTCCTCCGTTAAGATCTGTGCCGTGAAGGAGAGGGACCACGCGGAGATGAGAGACCTTCCTAGCCGTTATGTGGAAATTGGTGAGGGCGGGGCATGCTAGTCACAGTATTAATGTAACGTCATGTTTTGTGGGGCTTTACTGCAACAGGATGTGGAGGTGATGTGGAGTCGTTTGGGCTTCTCTCTTGCAGTGTCTGCGTTTGAAACCGAGTTCTTCATCAGTGGCCTGGCGCCTCTAGCAGACCAGCTGGTCAACCTGTACTTTGTGAAGGAAAACTCTGACCACGTGGTACTGTTTGGTTAGATACTGTGTGATGGAATGGCTTAAGTGGTCACAGACATGATATTTAAATGTTGATCTGGTCGAcatgtttacgtgtgtgtgtgtgtatttgatcaGGAGGAGGAGTTTAGAGCGCGGCCTCGTCTGGACATCATCCAGCCTCTCCCAGAGGGCTTTGAGGAGCTCTCATCAGACGCCCTGACCGTCCGCAACTTCCAGGAGAACGAGTGTCGAGACTACCGGCTGGGTGAGTCAGTCAGAAACCTCCCCCCGGCATGCACTACTCCGAGAGACAGTCTGCATTTCCACATTCTAGCTACTTTAACCTACTCTGCAGGATAGATCACATGCTCTGTCCTGTACCCTCGTTGTCAACAGAACATTCTGAGGGAGAATCCCTTTTCTACATCATCAGCCCTAAAGACATTGTGGTGgccaaagagagagaccaggatgACCACATTGACTGGCTGCTGGACAAGAAGAAGTATGAGGTCAGTGTTTTTAAGGATCAAGGATATCAAGCAGACTTGGTATGAGGATTTCAATATTTTTGCTTCGTTGTACAGTATCTTCTCATGTGATCAGTTGAGAGCAGATTTTCAGGAAATGTGTTGCATTGAGATACATATTATAAACCTTATAAGTCATTAGAAGATATGCGTGCTTATAACAGGTAATAATGCATTATACAGGAAGCTCTGATGGCTGCTGAGATCAGCTTCAAGAATGTTAAACGCCATGAAGTCCAGGTACTGTATAGGCATTGGTCATGTTTTATTCGTACCTTGAATAGTGCTATTCACTCTCTATTCTTGCTCCTATTTTACCTACACATGTATTTTACCGGATCCCACTATAAGTCAACCCGCTTTAGCAAATTAACGACGCAAAGGTTAGTAAAGTAACCTTTGTCTTTTCAGTTGGTTGAAATCACATGATACACACAAGATGAAACTACAGAAGATGCAACACTTGATGAAGTTGCAGAAGACACAGTCCATTACTCATGTTTTTTTCCCTAATGGACTTTCTCTTCTGTTCTAATCAGAAAATTGGGATGGCCTACATAAATCACCTGGTGGAGAAGGGTGACTACGACACCGCTGCCAGGTACTACCAGCCTTTTAGTTCTTTCAGTTGTGTTTCTTCTGCAAAATACCAGTACAAGGAGTAGATTAAGtgattgttctctctctctcgttctctctctctctctctctcttgttctctctctcgttcgcttCAATCCAGGAAGTGTCAGAAGGTGCTGGGGAAAAACATGGAACTCTGGGAGAATGAGGTGTACAGGTTTAAAACCATTGGGCAGTTGAAGGTGAGTCAGTCCACCTTGTGATAGGTCCAGGACAATACCCGTATTCGTGATACTCcctagtatcgtggcaaggaaatcAAACCCAAAGCAGATTTAACTTTAGGAAAACACCCCTAATGTTGGacacaaacatcattatgttgtcatccagtcacatgtatttattttccaagctagagcacacaatattttacatacagcaggttttaaagaaccaaagagtttggtctgcttcgtgttttcatttttgccatggaagaAATATTGCGACACAGGTGTCATCCCGGCCCTAAAAAGTGATAAATCATGGCATTAAAGACTAAGTACTTTTTTAGAAGTAACAATACTCTGTGTTGCCCTCAGTATTAACTGTTGTTGTAAGTATCTCTTTATCATTTTCTCCTCCCCATATATACTCGTATAACTCTCTCTCGTCTCCTTTTGTCCTCCCCGCCTCTCCTCCGGTCTCTGCCTCTCCAGGCCATCAGCCAATACTTGCCCAGAGGGGACCTGCGTCTCAGACCTGCCATATATGAGATGATCTTAAATGAGTTTCTAAAGACGGACTATGAGGTATGTCTGCCTGTTCCTGATGTTATTCTTACTGCCGTGTTGTAGTATTATATCAAGTACTCAAGAAGAACCGAATATAGTTGCAGCAAATATGAACTCATTTACACAGCCTCTCTctgcaacctctctctctctccaagggcTTTGCCACGTTGATCCGCGAGTGGCCAGGAGAGCTCTACAATAACATGACCGTTGTTCAGGCAGTCGCCGACCACCTCAAGAAGGACCCCACGAACAGCACCCTGCTCACCACACTGGCTGAACTGTGAGTGACTCTCCGCTGGTTTCACAATTTGGATTGACATCACAACCTCTCGATTGTTGCAATGTCCATTTCCCGTTTAAATAAATTGAGAGCGTTTGAAGTGCCACTAAGCTGCGCCTTTGTAATGTCCATGCAGGTATACATATGACCAGCGGTATGACCGAGCCCTGGAGATCTACTTGAGACTGAGGCATAAAGATGTTTACCAGCTGATCCACAAACACAACCTCTTCTCCTCCATAGAAGACAAGATTGTGCTCCTCATGGACTTTGATAAAGAGGTGGGTAGCCGGAACATCATGCATAATCTTTTGAAAAAGTCAACTCCTTGCTGTATCATAGGACCTTGCACCTGTATTGCTGTGTTGTGTATACTTGTCCTTACTTGAATAGTAATATCATCttgccttttttttttattttttaagtctGTCTTTGGAGTGCTTTAAGCTGTGCAAAAGTCATGGAAAACCTTTGCCTTGAGTCATCGTGCCTCGCACACCTCTTAATGCATTTGGATTGGAAGACAACAAAGGTCATAAGTCACTTTGTGTTTATCCCTGTCTGAAGAATGGGTTTATTTGTGTTGTCAGAAAGCTGTCGACATGCTCCTGGATAATGAAGACAAAATATCGGTATGTATACCTTGCTACCCTTGATCTTTCATAgaattattatttatatatatatatatatatatatatatatatatatatatatatatatatatatatatatatatatatatatatataaaaaaatatatatatatataaatatatatatatataaaaaaactgcTAACCACGTTTCTGTCTTCGATGTGCTACAGACCGAAAGAGTAGTGGAGGAACTCCGGGACAGACCTGAGCTGCTACACATTGTGAGCCACACTTTTTTTCACTAGTCGAGTTATTTTCGTGATTTTAAAGTTTCTCGTTTCCTGTGATAATCTTGATTTGAAAATGGTATGACTTTAATaatgcagcccccccccccccccccccccccccccccccccctccccttccctcagTACTTACACAAACTGTTCAAGAGGGACCACCACAAGGGTCAGCGGTACCATGAGAGACAAATTGGCCTGTATGCTGAGTATGATCGGCCCAACCTGCTGCCATTCCTCAGGGACAGCATCCACTGCCCACTAGAAAAGGTACTTAGAGACACTTTCACACTGCCCGCTCAAATACAAATGTCCATGAAGTACATTTCTTTGAGTTGACATTCATATGATCTTATCAAGTATGTCAGATATATTAGAACCATGA from Oncorhynchus mykiss isolate Arlee chromosome 15, USDA_OmykA_1.1, whole genome shotgun sequence includes these protein-coding regions:
- the vps41 gene encoding vacuolar protein sorting-associated protein 41 homolog produces the protein MAEVEEKGRKPSEESTDESEEEDSVEEPKLKYERLANGVTEILQKDAASCMTVHDKFLALGTHFGKVFLLDIQGNVTQKFEISPVRINQISLDESGEHVGICSEDGKVQVFGLYTREGFHENFDCPVKVVALHPRFSSSNYKQFVTGGNKLLLYERNWLNRWKTSTLHEGEGTINNVQWRANLIAWANNVGVKIYDISTKQRITNVSRDNVSLRPDMYPCSLCWKDNSTLIIGWGSSVKICAVKERDHAEMRDLPSRYVEIVSAFETEFFISGLAPLADQLVNLYFVKENSDHVEEEFRARPRLDIIQPLPEGFEELSSDALTVRNFQENECRDYRLEHSEGESLFYIISPKDIVVAKERDQDDHIDWLLDKKKYEEALMAAEISFKNVKRHEVQKIGMAYINHLVEKGDYDTAARKCQKVLGKNMELWENEVYRFKTIGQLKAISQYLPRGDLRLRPAIYEMILNEFLKTDYEGFATLIREWPGELYNNMTVVQAVADHLKKDPTNSTLLTTLAELYTYDQRYDRALEIYLRLRHKDVYQLIHKHNLFSSIEDKIVLLMDFDKEKAVDMLLDNEDKISTERVVEELRDRPELLHIYLHKLFKRDHHKGQRYHERQIGLYAEYDRPNLLPFLRDSIHCPLEKALEICQERNFVEETVFLLSRMGNCRRALQMIMEELEDVDKAIEFAKEQDDVELWEDLISYSIDKPPFITGLLNNIGTHVDPILLIHRIKEGMEIPNLRDSLVKILHDYNLQILLREGCKKILVADSLSLLQKMHRSQMRGVRVDEGSICESCHTSILPSDMAQNFSVAVFHCRHMFHKECLPSLGTIPGVQFCNICSAKRRGPGSGILEMKK